From Algoriphagus sp. NG3, the proteins below share one genomic window:
- a CDS encoding 2Fe-2S iron-sulfur cluster-binding protein, translating to MINFTVEDQDGNRQECEAPDDMGFNLMEILKAYEYPILATCGGMALCGTCHIEVLEGKDELGEATDPELDQLETMPEYFPTSRLACQIRIGDVLEGAVLKLRGEDQ from the coding sequence ATGATTAATTTCACTGTAGAAGATCAGGACGGAAACCGTCAGGAATGTGAAGCCCCGGATGATATGGGCTTCAACTTGATGGAAATCCTCAAAGCATACGAATATCCTATTTTGGCTACCTGCGGGGGCATGGCTCTGTGTGGCACTTGCCATATCGAAGTATTGGAGGGGAAAGATGAACTAGGCGAAGCCACAGATCCTGAATTGGATCAGTTGGAGACCATGCCAGAATACTTTCCTACTTCACGACTTGCCTGTCAGATCCGAATTGGTGATGTACTGGAAGGTGCTGTACTCAAACTTAGAGGAGAAGATCAGTAA